In Acidiferrobacteraceae bacterium, the genomic stretch GCTACGGTATGTATGCTGACTGCCGCATGGGCGGACTGTGCCGCCGCCGCTGCGCCGATAGCCTTCATGGGTTGAACCGGAACCGGGGTACCGTAGTGCATGCCGGATGCGACCATGGCAACCCCAAAGACGAACAGGACAGCACACGGATCCATTCCCACCACGCTGATATAGCCGACAACAAAGGGAATCAGGGTGCCGAGATCGCCGAAGGCCCCGGCCCATTCGTGCCGATCGAATCGATTGGACCACTTGATCCAGGGTGTGCGCCGGTCGCGGCGCGGCTTGCGGGAAGCCGGCCGTATACCTGTTGGTTCAGCGACTTTCATCGCCAAGCCTCGCGTGCGAGAAGGTCAGGAAACCGGGGAACGTGCGTTCGCGAGCGCCTGAGCCGGTGGTCACGGGTTGCAGCGCCGCTGTCGGCGGCACCAGGCGACCGTTGTGCAGTTCGAGATGGTGATCGGCGATCCCTGCCAGCGGCAGGAGTTCGTGGCTGGTTACCACCATGCCGACGCCGTCAGATTTGATACGTTGAATGAGAAAACCGAGTCGACTGCGCGCATTCTCGTCCAGACCGCTGAACGGTTCATCCATTAACAACACCCGTGGCTTCAGGATCAGGGCGCGCGCCAGGGCGACTCGTTGCCTCTCACCCCCGGAGAGTTCGCGTGCGTTGCGTTTTGCGAGGTGGGCGAGGCCACCCCATTCGAGTGCTTGTTGCACGCGCTCGTCATCATTGGTGCGCACCTGCCCGAACCGGCGCAGCCCATAGCGGACATTGTCCGTGACCGATCGATCGAACAGATAGGCCTGCTGGTGCAGGTAGATCACGTCGCGGCAATAGTGGCGACGTGCCGCGGCCCACGGCAGGTGTCGGTTCCGGTAGACCACGCCGGCTCCATCGGGTGGCGCCAGACCGGCGATGATCTTGAGCAGGGTGGTCTTTCCTGCTCCGTTGGGTCCAGTCAGAAGCAGGCACGTGCCGGACCGGATTTCGAGTGTGTCAATATCGAGCAGGCATCGGCCACCGGGTAGGGTTTTTCGCACACCCAGCAGTTGCAGCAGGGGTACGGAGGTGGAGCAGCCGTTCATCGCATTTCCCCCCGACCCTGCAGGATGCCTAGGAACACGTTCAGGACAAGCGCCAACAGCAACAGCACCAGACCGAGGGCAATGCCCTGGGCAAATTCACCCTTGCTCGTTTGCAGTGCGATGGCGGTCGGGATGTTGCGTGTGAAATTTTCGATATTCCCGCCGACCATGATCGACGTGCCGACCTCGGTAACGATGCGGGCGAAAGCGGCGATCGTCACGGCAAGCAAGCCGAAGCGCAACTCGCCCATTACCGTCCACATTGCGCGCCAGGGGGGCGCGCCCAGGGTGCGCGCTGTCTCCCACGCACGGCGGTCCGCCCCGGCGAGCACGCCATGCGCCATGGGAACCATGAACAGGAACGCAATGACGATCTGGCCGATGACCATCGCGCTCTGGGTGAACAACAGATGCAGATCTCCCAGTACACCGCGTCGGGTCAAGAGCATGTAGACAAGCAGCCCCACAACGACCGTGGGGACGGACTGCAGGCTTTGCAGCACCGTGGTGATCGGCAGTCGTGCGGGAAATCGGGTGTAGGCGAGCAGGAAGGCCAGCACCAAAGCGAGCGGTGCCGCGACGAGGATCGCGCGCACCGAAACGCTGAACGAAACCCCGACAATGTTCCATAGCGCCCTGTCACCCGTGACCAGGAGGTGCAGGGCGCGAAGGCTGGCTTGTCCGAAGTCCTCCACGGCGATCCCGGGGCGCTAGTGGCTGGTCCTCTCTGCGACCTTGAGCG encodes the following:
- a CDS encoding ABC transporter ATP-binding protein; this translates as MNGCSTSVPLLQLLGVRKTLPGGRCLLDIDTLEIRSGTCLLLTGPNGAGKTTLLKIIAGLAPPDGAGVVYRNRHLPWAAARRHYCRDVIYLHQQAYLFDRSVTDNVRYGLRRFGQVRTNDDERVQQALEWGGLAHLAKRNARELSGGERQRVALARALILKPRVLLMDEPFSGLDENARSRLGFLIQRIKSDGVGMVVTSHELLPLAGIADHHLELHNGRLVPPTAALQPVTTGSGARERTFPGFLTFSHARLGDESR
- a CDS encoding ABC transporter permease: MEDFGQASLRALHLLVTGDRALWNIVGVSFSVSVRAILVAAPLALVLAFLLAYTRFPARLPITTVLQSLQSVPTVVVGLLVYMLLTRRGVLGDLHLLFTQSAMVIGQIVIAFLFMVPMAHGVLAGADRRAWETARTLGAPPWRAMWTVMGELRFGLLAVTIAAFARIVTEVGTSIMVGGNIENFTRNIPTAIALQTSKGEFAQGIALGLVLLLLALVLNVFLGILQGRGEMR